The Paracoccus liaowanqingii genome window below encodes:
- a CDS encoding sulfotransferase family 2 domain-containing protein, protein MMVFIRQELVMLSVPKTGTHSYIDHLQGNADIVFKHPQNLKHMGVRKFTKKVLPLIANQETKFEYFAFIRHPADWLWSWYSYRARPGIANRPSSTANIDFSTFIREYLTPNPPEFAKIGTQSTLVTSNEAPFVVDNLFKYGNQDEANRFLSSKIGVNVSPNKVLNKSPEIVKVIHPSDIQLLEKERPREFELYESAR, encoded by the coding sequence GTATTTATACGCCAAGAATTAGTAATGCTTTCAGTTCCAAAAACAGGGACGCACAGCTATATTGATCATTTGCAAGGTAATGCCGATATCGTATTTAAGCACCCACAGAATCTGAAGCATATGGGTGTGAGAAAGTTCACCAAGAAAGTCCTTCCGTTAATTGCAAATCAAGAAACCAAGTTTGAATACTTTGCTTTCATTCGGCATCCGGCTGACTGGCTGTGGAGCTGGTACTCTTATCGAGCCCGTCCGGGAATTGCGAACAGGCCGTCTTCAACCGCAAATATTGATTTTTCAACATTTATTAGAGAATACCTAACTCCCAACCCTCCAGAATTTGCGAAAATCGGCACTCAGAGCACCCTGGTAACTTCTAACGAGGCTCCCTTTGTTGTAGATAATCTATTTAAGTATGGCAATCAGGATGAAGCAAACCGATTTTTATCAAGTAAAATTGGAGTTAATGTTTCACCCAACAAAGTTCTTAACAAGTCACCGGAGATAGTAAAAGTCATACATCCGTCCGACATTCAACTACTTGAAAAGGAGAGGCCCAGAGAATTTGAGCTTTATGAGTCGGCACGGTGA
- a CDS encoding helix-turn-helix domain-containing protein, translating to MTEAQLRKHYRDLLRAKPSPVKTLRNAIQDMRPLDALEYVLAIYEDVAGGEDEVAEASRAHKLTAAQAAVFVLLRRHLGEVVSLEALAAIQEAARPNQEACGSDVTRARMTELRKRLAGRYRIENVRGAGYVLQEA from the coding sequence ATGACCGAGGCGCAGCTTCGCAAGCACTACCGCGACCTGCTGCGCGCCAAGCCGTCACCGGTTAAGACGCTGCGAAACGCGATCCAGGATATGCGCCCACTGGACGCGTTGGAATACGTGCTGGCGATCTATGAGGATGTGGCCGGGGGTGAAGACGAGGTGGCAGAGGCATCTCGCGCGCACAAGCTCACAGCAGCGCAGGCGGCGGTGTTTGTGCTGCTCCGGCGGCACCTGGGCGAAGTGGTATCGCTGGAGGCGCTGGCGGCCATTCAGGAAGCCGCCCGCCCCAATCAAGAGGCGTGCGGCAGTGATGTGACCCGGGCGCGGATGACTGAACTGAGGAAGCGCCTGGCGGGCCGGTACCGGATCGAGAACGTGCGCGGGGCAGGGTATGTGCTGCAGGAGGCTTAG
- a CDS encoding N-acetylmuramidase domain-containing protein → MEKRMYPSGFKGRAQRLADLDIATVGRRIGVGEDEVRAVIEVETAGGGFDPQGRPKMLFEPHVFWRELGPGQKRVAAEAQGLAYPRWGTIKYPADSYPRFERALQVSASAALRSASWGLGQVMGFNHRAAGFASPGDMVAAFCDSEAAGLEAMIAFIESEGLDDDLRRHDWSGFARGYNGAGYAQHGYHTRLAAAFARWQAIPDYLAPAHPKIGLGSRGAAVREAQERLLALGHDPRGVDGIFGPGTRAATIAFQKSERLTADGIIGPISWAALIEKD, encoded by the coding sequence ATGGAGAAACGCATGTACCCATCAGGGTTCAAGGGTCGCGCGCAGCGGCTCGCTGATCTGGATATTGCCACAGTCGGCCGGCGCATCGGCGTCGGAGAGGACGAGGTCCGCGCAGTCATCGAGGTCGAGACCGCGGGCGGCGGCTTTGACCCGCAGGGGCGGCCCAAGATGCTGTTCGAACCGCATGTCTTTTGGCGCGAGCTAGGGCCGGGCCAGAAGCGGGTGGCGGCCGAGGCTCAGGGGCTGGCCTATCCCCGGTGGGGCACCATTAAGTACCCCGCCGACAGCTATCCGCGCTTTGAGCGCGCGCTGCAGGTTAGCGCCTCAGCCGCGCTGCGATCGGCGAGCTGGGGCCTCGGGCAGGTGATGGGGTTCAACCATCGCGCGGCAGGCTTCGCCAGTCCCGGCGACATGGTCGCGGCCTTCTGCGACAGCGAGGCGGCCGGGCTGGAGGCCATGATCGCCTTCATCGAAAGCGAGGGCCTGGACGACGACCTGCGCCGCCACGACTGGTCCGGCTTCGCCCGTGGCTACAACGGCGCCGGATATGCGCAACACGGATATCACACCCGCCTAGCCGCCGCATTTGCGCGCTGGCAGGCGATCCCGGACTATCTGGCCCCCGCGCATCCCAAGATCGGCCTTGGCTCCCGAGGCGCTGCTGTTCGGGAGGCGCAGGAACGGCTGCTGGCGCTCGGCCACGATCCGCGCGGCGTCGACGGCATCTTCGGGCCGGGCACGCGCGCGGCCACCATCGCCTTCCAGAAATCCGAACGCCTCACGGCGGACGGCATCATCGGCCCCATCTCGTGGGCCGCCCTCATCGAAAAGGACTGA
- a CDS encoding YbjQ family protein — MMAECADCKIQVSYFKQVNGRCADCNNRYFAQRKLEGTHGKDEAAIIAAEQKASDEQDAKAIAAVVLTTEAATDLIVTRRIDIVTAECAFGMNAFKDLFAGVRNIVGGRSEAVQSTMRDARRTVLQELRREAHAIGANAVIGVDLDYVDLSGSGTMVMLVGSGTAVFIQAYDG, encoded by the coding sequence ATGATGGCAGAATGTGCTGACTGCAAAATTCAGGTCAGTTATTTCAAGCAGGTCAACGGACGCTGCGCTGACTGCAACAATCGCTATTTTGCACAGCGCAAACTGGAGGGGACCCATGGCAAGGACGAAGCGGCCATAATCGCTGCTGAACAGAAGGCATCAGACGAGCAGGACGCCAAGGCTATCGCGGCTGTGGTTCTGACAACTGAGGCGGCGACGGATCTTATCGTCACACGCCGCATCGATATTGTGACCGCCGAATGCGCCTTTGGCATGAACGCCTTTAAAGACCTGTTTGCCGGGGTTCGGAACATCGTCGGAGGCAGATCCGAAGCAGTTCAATCGACCATGCGGGACGCTCGGAGAACCGTTCTCCAAGAACTTCGGCGCGAGGCTCACGCCATCGGCGCCAATGCAGTGATTGGCGTTGATCTGGATTACGTGGACCTGTCCGGCTCTGGCACGATGGTCATGCTGGTCGGATCAGGAACCGCGGTCTTCATCCAGGCATATGATGGATAA
- a CDS encoding phage tail terminator-like protein: MTPNEIQNLIGARLASMPDALRIVVPNETQTAPAKPYLILQTRSRGDQDPALAGGAEYSEGSFVIMVVTDLNARTARADDLAYAVKAQFPKALRLAPGLAIRLSSVLGGYPDDVSWRVPVQVDWGP, encoded by the coding sequence GTGACACCGAACGAGATCCAGAACCTGATCGGCGCGCGCCTGGCATCGATGCCTGACGCCTTGCGCATCGTGGTCCCGAACGAAACCCAGACCGCCCCCGCAAAGCCGTACCTGATCCTCCAGACCCGCAGCCGCGGCGACCAGGACCCGGCCCTGGCCGGCGGGGCCGAATACAGCGAGGGCAGCTTCGTCATCATGGTGGTGACCGACCTGAACGCCCGCACTGCCCGGGCCGACGATCTGGCCTATGCCGTCAAGGCGCAGTTTCCCAAGGCCCTGCGGCTCGCGCCCGGGCTCGCCATCCGACTGTCGTCCGTCTTGGGCGGCTATCCCGACGACGTGTCTTGGCGTGTCCCCGTCCAGGTGGACTGGGGTCCGTAA
- a CDS encoding phage minor head protein translates to MARTPTRAQAAAFDALLATADADVRAAFLAAVYAARGRVDLGGLIALLEANDVAGAVEMLRFDQAVLWPLEEAVRRSYLSGGAAVDGFAPSGIEGRFGFNARHPRAEADIARIGGDLIGQIEQQQVEAVRAVILDGMENNRGSRPVALDITGRLSRATGRREGGIIGLTGDQADWVINARRDLEGLDRSYFQRALRDKRFDGTVRKAIEAGKPLAAADVDRITGRYKDRVLDYRGKLIARNEAHTAQAAGRHEAYRQMLDRPDIEAVTCRWIHGFSREARPDHKRMDGEVRSFGEGFVMDDGTVMQYPHDPAGGVRHSASCRCTAFYRAIPRRS, encoded by the coding sequence ATGGCCCGCACTCCGACCCGCGCACAGGCGGCGGCCTTCGATGCGCTGCTGGCTACGGCTGATGCCGATGTCCGCGCCGCTTTTCTCGCAGCGGTCTATGCCGCGCGGGGCAGGGTCGATCTAGGGGGGCTGATTGCCCTGCTGGAGGCCAATGACGTCGCGGGTGCCGTGGAGATGCTGCGCTTCGATCAAGCCGTCCTGTGGCCGCTAGAGGAAGCCGTGCGGCGGTCCTACCTGTCCGGCGGTGCGGCGGTGGATGGCTTCGCGCCCTCCGGGATCGAGGGGCGCTTTGGTTTCAACGCCCGCCACCCGCGCGCGGAGGCCGACATCGCCAGGATCGGCGGCGACCTGATCGGGCAGATCGAGCAGCAACAGGTCGAGGCCGTGCGCGCTGTGATCCTCGACGGCATGGAGAACAACCGGGGCAGCCGCCCCGTGGCGCTGGACATCACCGGGCGCCTGAGCCGAGCAACCGGGCGGCGAGAAGGCGGGATCATCGGGCTGACAGGCGATCAGGCGGATTGGGTGATCAACGCCCGCCGCGATCTGGAAGGGCTAGACCGCAGCTATTTCCAGCGCGCGCTTCGCGACAAGCGGTTCGACGGCACGGTCCGCAAGGCCATCGAGGCAGGCAAGCCGCTGGCCGCCGCTGACGTGGATCGCATCACTGGGCGCTACAAGGACCGGGTGCTAGACTATCGCGGCAAGCTGATCGCGAGGAACGAGGCCCACACCGCGCAGGCGGCGGGGCGGCACGAGGCATATCGGCAGATGCTGGACCGGCCCGACATCGAGGCGGTGACCTGCAGATGGATCCACGGGTTCAGCCGGGAAGCGCGGCCGGACCATAAGCGCATGGATGGCGAGGTCCGCAGCTTCGGCGAGGGCTTCGTGATGGATGATGGGACGGTCATGCAATACCCGCACGATCCCGCCGGCGGCGTGAGGCACAGCGCTTCCTGCCGCTGCACGGCGTTCTACCGCGCGATCCCCCGGAGGTCCTGA
- a CDS encoding major capsid protein, whose protein sequence is MLRFTPEQMEFVLANRRQFNERQTALANAHGQTIIGNALPLPKDVWGAWDREGIEVQRDVLAVFNDLAASVSTPMPIGKLIHHFQTISDSGSVNVSLDGRSKARTDQPKFEYHGTPLPILDSTFSYGWRQVEAARTEGFQLDPAARSNSMRKVAEALELQTLNGNPGIVVGGDQLYGLRNHPSRNTRSTTNDLNACTGPEWLADVNATLALLFADNFYSPATLYVNWLDWRYATSTDYSTQYAGKTIAQRIMEDSGVSAVVPSSRVAPDEIIAVIKDRRVVQVLSGMPMTTRAQFRANMEDEYNFVTMAAAAVEIKFDAEGQCGIAHST, encoded by the coding sequence ATGCTTCGTTTTACTCCCGAACAGATGGAGTTCGTTCTGGCCAATCGCCGCCAGTTCAACGAGCGCCAGACCGCCCTCGCCAACGCGCACGGGCAGACGATCATCGGCAACGCGCTGCCCCTGCCCAAGGATGTCTGGGGCGCCTGGGACCGCGAGGGCATCGAGGTCCAGCGCGACGTTCTGGCCGTGTTCAACGACCTGGCCGCCTCGGTCTCCACCCCGATGCCGATCGGCAAGCTGATCCACCACTTCCAGACGATCAGCGACAGCGGCTCGGTCAACGTGTCGCTGGACGGTCGGTCCAAGGCCCGGACCGATCAGCCCAAGTTCGAATACCACGGCACCCCGCTGCCGATCCTCGACAGCACGTTCAGCTACGGCTGGCGTCAGGTCGAGGCGGCGCGCACCGAGGGCTTCCAACTGGATCCCGCCGCGCGCAGCAACTCGATGCGCAAGGTGGCCGAGGCACTGGAGCTGCAGACCCTGAACGGCAACCCCGGCATCGTTGTCGGCGGCGACCAGCTGTACGGCCTGCGCAACCACCCGAGCCGCAACACCCGGTCGACCACCAACGACCTGAACGCCTGCACCGGGCCGGAATGGCTGGCCGACGTCAATGCCACCCTGGCGCTGCTCTTCGCCGACAACTTCTACAGCCCGGCCACGCTCTATGTAAACTGGCTGGACTGGCGCTATGCGACCTCGACGGACTACTCGACCCAGTACGCCGGCAAGACCATCGCGCAGCGCATCATGGAAGACAGCGGCGTATCAGCGGTCGTGCCCTCGTCCCGCGTGGCGCCGGATGAGATCATCGCGGTGATCAAGGACCGCCGCGTGGTGCAGGTGCTGAGCGGCATGCCGATGACCACCCGCGCGCAATTCCGGGCGAACATGGAAGACGAGTACAATTTCGTCACGATGGCCGCCGCTGCCGTCGAGATCAAGTTCGACGCCGAGGGCCAGTGCGGCATCGCCCACTCGACCTGA
- a CDS encoding anti-CBASS protein Acb1 family protein produces the protein MSMIANALRRIESLFPGYFPEAKHNHYKDFGYPDHVGFMQLYQMYLRNGLARAGVEKTILKTWEDMPELWETEEAKESQVEADIRQRFADLRVWQRLADADRMSLVGGYSGAILRLADSKRFSEPVGTVPGGLAGLVEIIPAWAGQLTVAQWDTDETSENYGQPTMYQFIEASVGQGNDQQLKTRSFMLHPDRVVLWSRDGTVHARSILEPGFNDLMTLEKVSGAGGEGFWKNAKSAPVLSMSPEAKLRDMAEAMNVPVGEVVDRMDEQVGDWQKGFDKLLLLQGIEAKTLGITLPSPEHFFAIALSSFAASIGIPQKILVGNQTGERASTEDAMDWARTNAARRKDSVIPNILALTNRLEGFGILPERDWHLHWSDLTESGMAEKIERAGKMAEINAKMPMEPVYSVGEIRMVTGHEGEGPDALDDVEGDDDA, from the coding sequence ATGAGCATGATCGCGAACGCCCTGCGGCGGATCGAAAGCCTGTTCCCGGGCTATTTCCCGGAGGCCAAGCATAACCACTACAAGGACTTCGGTTATCCCGACCATGTCGGCTTCATGCAGCTGTACCAGATGTACCTGCGCAACGGGCTGGCGCGGGCCGGGGTCGAAAAGACCATCTTGAAGACCTGGGAGGACATGCCCGAGCTTTGGGAGACCGAAGAGGCGAAAGAGAGCCAGGTCGAGGCCGACATCCGCCAGCGCTTCGCCGATCTGCGGGTCTGGCAGCGCTTGGCCGATGCGGACCGCATGTCGCTGGTGGGCGGCTATTCCGGCGCGATCTTGCGGCTGGCTGACAGCAAGCGGTTCAGCGAGCCGGTGGGCACGGTGCCGGGCGGACTGGCCGGGCTGGTCGAGATCATCCCGGCATGGGCCGGGCAGCTGACCGTAGCGCAGTGGGATACGGACGAGACGTCCGAGAACTACGGCCAGCCGACCATGTACCAGTTCATCGAGGCATCGGTCGGGCAGGGGAACGATCAGCAGCTGAAGACGCGGTCGTTCATGCTGCACCCCGACCGCGTGGTCCTCTGGTCCCGCGACGGCACGGTTCACGCCCGGTCGATCCTCGAGCCGGGGTTCAACGACCTCATGACGCTGGAGAAGGTCAGCGGCGCCGGCGGCGAGGGATTCTGGAAGAACGCCAAGTCGGCGCCGGTCTTGTCGATGTCGCCAGAGGCCAAGCTGCGCGACATGGCCGAGGCCATGAATGTCCCGGTCGGCGAGGTGGTCGACAGGATGGATGAGCAGGTCGGCGACTGGCAAAAAGGCTTCGACAAACTGCTGCTGCTACAAGGCATCGAGGCCAAGACCCTCGGCATCACGCTGCCCAGCCCCGAGCACTTCTTCGCCATCGCGCTGTCGTCCTTCGCGGCCTCGATCGGCATCCCGCAAAAGATCCTCGTGGGCAACCAGACCGGCGAGCGGGCCAGCACCGAGGACGCGATGGACTGGGCCCGCACCAACGCGGCCCGCCGCAAGGATTCAGTGATCCCGAACATTCTGGCGCTGACGAACCGGCTGGAGGGCTTCGGCATCCTGCCCGAGCGCGACTGGCATCTGCACTGGTCCGACCTGACCGAAAGCGGGATGGCCGAGAAGATCGAGCGTGCCGGGAAGATGGCCGAAATCAACGCCAAGATGCCGATGGAGCCGGTCTATTCGGTCGGCGAAATCCGCATGGTCACGGGGCACGAGGGCGAAGGCCCCGATGCGCTGGACGACGTCGAAGGAGACGATGATGCATAA
- the terL gene encoding phage terminase large subunit: MLRKRTFPAIDLIALEREACRRSLATFAKRAWHVLEPATALKWGWALDAICAHLEAVTRGEITRLLMNVPPGTMKSLLTGVIWPAWEWGPQGMPQKRFLATAHKQDLAIRDNVKCRRLIQSEWYQTRWPVPLVHDQNMKTKFETVQTGFREAMAFTSMTGARGDRVILDDPLAADDANSDAALLAAELSFLEALPTRINNDRSAIVVIMQRLHERDTSGLILSKGLPYTHLCLPMRFEAERRCETSIGFRDPRETEGELLFADRFPVEQVKELERTLGSYATAGQLQQRPVPRGGGLFKKSWFGTVKALPTSCRFVRAWDLAATEDKEAAATAGVLIARAPDGRFIVVDATREQLGPMGVERLMKATAEQDQATYGLVRGSYPQDPGQAGKAQAQHIMRHVLTGFDYHFSPETGDKETRALPLAAQAEAGNVFLLEGPWNDGFLDEVAAFPMGKWKDQVDAASRAFTELTTEERAQVAMFLKKRHRS; the protein is encoded by the coding sequence ATGCTCAGAAAGAGGACATTTCCGGCGATTGATCTGATCGCCCTGGAGCGGGAGGCATGCCGCCGCTCGCTCGCTACCTTCGCCAAGCGTGCGTGGCACGTGCTGGAGCCCGCTACCGCGCTCAAGTGGGGCTGGGCGCTGGACGCCATCTGCGCGCATCTAGAGGCCGTCACCCGGGGCGAGATCACCCGCCTGCTGATGAATGTGCCACCGGGCACCATGAAGTCGCTGCTGACTGGGGTGATCTGGCCCGCTTGGGAGTGGGGCCCGCAGGGGATGCCGCAGAAGCGGTTCCTGGCGACGGCTCACAAGCAGGATCTCGCGATCCGGGACAACGTGAAGTGCCGCCGGCTGATTCAGTCGGAGTGGTACCAGACCCGCTGGCCGGTGCCGCTGGTCCACGACCAGAACATGAAGACGAAGTTCGAGACGGTGCAGACAGGCTTTCGCGAGGCCATGGCTTTCACCAGCATGACCGGCGCCCGTGGGGATCGCGTCATCCTCGATGACCCGCTAGCGGCTGACGACGCGAACAGTGACGCCGCGCTGCTGGCGGCCGAGCTGTCGTTCCTCGAGGCGCTGCCCACCCGGATCAACAACGACCGGTCGGCCATCGTCGTCATTATGCAGCGCCTGCACGAGCGCGATACCTCGGGGCTGATCCTGTCGAAGGGGCTGCCGTACACGCATCTGTGCCTGCCGATGCGGTTCGAAGCCGAGCGGCGGTGCGAGACTTCGATCGGCTTCCGGGATCCGCGCGAAACGGAAGGCGAGCTGCTGTTCGCCGACCGCTTCCCAGTGGAGCAGGTGAAGGAGCTGGAGCGGACCCTTGGCAGCTATGCCACGGCGGGCCAGCTGCAGCAGCGGCCCGTTCCCCGCGGCGGCGGACTGTTCAAAAAGAGCTGGTTCGGCACCGTCAAGGCACTGCCCACCAGCTGCCGGTTCGTCCGGGCCTGGGACTTAGCTGCGACCGAGGACAAAGAAGCCGCTGCAACGGCAGGAGTGCTGATCGCGCGAGCCCCTGATGGGCGGTTCATCGTCGTGGACGCGACGCGAGAGCAGTTGGGACCGATGGGTGTTGAGAGGCTGATGAAGGCGACGGCCGAGCAGGACCAGGCGACATACGGTTTAGTTCGCGGTTCATATCCGCAAGACCCCGGGCAGGCGGGCAAGGCGCAGGCGCAGCACATAATGCGCCATGTCCTGACCGGCTTCGACTATCACTTTTCGCCCGAGACCGGAGACAAAGAGACCCGCGCTCTGCCACTCGCAGCGCAGGCCGAGGCGGGCAACGTGTTCCTGCTGGAGGGGCCATGGAATGACGGCTTCCTTGACGAGGTGGCGGCCTTCCCGATGGGCAAATGGAAAGATCAGGTGGACGCGGCAAGTCGCGCCTTCACCGAGCTGACCACTGAAGAGCGGGCCCAGGTCGCGATGTTCCTGAAGAAACGACACCGCAGCTAG
- a CDS encoding flagellar basal-body rod protein FlgG, whose protein sequence is MASIDQQKIRSGDQSDGLAWLGLRLRPPGGPKQKALAAAAGVALLLGGFIADEALDKISDAIFPDAAVIRAEALQNNIAKKVDNIESLSGKITSQLVGMDAKASAAIQRDTAELMLAIQNLRPELRAVESMSAGTLRRFADAKQRELTSAGYSTDPDFVVPDGGGATVCRDGYVFGAKRVDTTAGPRVQLNLAGPAGKSNPVHAESGEGISVDTGNGLVQVVLQDSNVDGSGMLGFSVNCP, encoded by the coding sequence TTGGCTAGCATTGATCAGCAGAAAATTCGTTCAGGTGACCAGTCCGACGGCCTCGCATGGCTCGGGCTGCGACTGCGCCCTCCGGGTGGACCAAAACAAAAGGCTCTAGCGGCCGCTGCCGGGGTTGCACTGCTACTGGGAGGCTTCATTGCAGACGAAGCTCTTGACAAAATCTCAGACGCGATTTTTCCAGATGCGGCGGTAATTAGAGCGGAAGCGCTACAAAATAACATCGCGAAGAAGGTTGACAACATTGAAAGCTTGAGCGGGAAAATCACGTCTCAGCTTGTTGGAATGGATGCAAAGGCGTCAGCCGCAATCCAGCGTGATACTGCTGAGTTGATGTTGGCGATTCAAAATCTTCGTCCAGAATTAAGGGCCGTCGAAAGCATGAGCGCGGGCACCTTACGGAGATTTGCGGACGCCAAACAGAGAGAATTGACGTCTGCTGGTTACAGCACAGACCCGGATTTTGTCGTACCTGACGGCGGAGGCGCTACTGTATGTCGCGATGGATACGTGTTTGGAGCGAAACGGGTCGACACCACCGCTGGCCCGCGCGTCCAGCTTAATCTCGCAGGGCCTGCAGGTAAGAGTAACCCAGTCCATGCAGAGTCTGGCGAAGGTATCTCAGTAGATACCGGCAACGGCTTGGTTCAGGTCGTCCTACAAGATAGCAACGTCGACGGATCTGGAATGCTAGGGTTTTCCGTAAATTGTCCCTGA
- a CDS encoding YdaU family protein, which produces MSFNAKASRSKRPCPIWVDAFQRDTQHLEADEIGAYFLILMAMWTRESCDFPDDDNRLARVSRVSPRLWKSRIGPVIREFLTVEDGVVISKRLRQEATYVERQVKQQSDRKTGEKSDKPLNCNDVDQSADYTVDEPRHHPSQQPNNLHKESSSSSSSAREADGPPEKAADGLPEREGIIPRLTHALGFDHHGQIPKYWITTEAGMIVSRWRTDLALTDDEIVTVAKDSARAHGSPAKGPKVLNEAMAGYAAEKRAPPLRPSDNPRPADDRPKGHGIQANIPEKYRQ; this is translated from the coding sequence GTGAGCTTCAATGCCAAAGCATCGCGCTCAAAACGCCCTTGCCCTATCTGGGTCGATGCTTTCCAGCGCGATACGCAGCATCTGGAGGCCGACGAGATCGGCGCCTACTTTCTTATTCTGATGGCGATGTGGACGCGCGAAAGCTGCGACTTTCCAGACGATGACAACCGCCTTGCCCGTGTCAGCCGCGTCTCGCCGCGCCTTTGGAAATCCCGCATCGGGCCGGTCATCAGGGAGTTCCTGACGGTCGAGGATGGGGTCGTCATTTCTAAGAGGTTACGGCAAGAAGCCACTTATGTCGAACGTCAGGTTAAGCAACAGTCCGACCGCAAAACCGGCGAAAAATCCGATAAGCCACTGAATTGTAATGATGTGGACCAATCCGCGGATTATACCGTGGACGAACCGCGGCACCATCCTTCCCAACAACCCAACAACCTACATAAAGAAAGCAGCAGCAGCAGCAGCAGCGCGCGTGAGGCCGATGGCCCGCCTGAAAAAGCTGCTGATGGGCTGCCTGAGCGGGAGGGAATAATCCCCCGGCTCACCCATGCCCTCGGCTTCGATCATCACGGCCAGATCCCAAAGTACTGGATCACGACTGAGGCCGGAATGATCGTCAGTCGATGGCGCACAGACCTCGCCCTGACCGACGACGAGATCGTCACCGTGGCGAAGGATAGCGCCAGAGCCCACGGCTCGCCCGCCAAGGGCCCCAAGGTCCTGAACGAGGCCATGGCCGGATACGCCGCCGAAAAGCGCGCCCCTCCACTCCGCCCGTCAGACAATCCCCGCCCCGCCGATGACCGCCCGAAGGGCCACGGCATCCAGGCCAACATTCCGGAGAAGTACCGCCAATGA
- a CDS encoding RusA family crossover junction endodeoxyribonuclease, translating into MVQFTIPGKPFAKQRPRATVAAGRARVYTPEETVGFERKVAEIARPLFPAPIEGPVKLRIVAVFAIPQSWSKRRQSEAEGQHHTQKPDCDNIEKACADGLSRIAWADDCQVADARCVKRWGRYAETYVQVEAIPRTDRELRDLIVGGGAE; encoded by the coding sequence ATGGTGCAGTTCACCATCCCGGGAAAGCCCTTCGCCAAACAAAGGCCGCGGGCGACGGTCGCCGCCGGCCGGGCGCGGGTGTACACGCCCGAAGAGACCGTCGGTTTTGAACGCAAGGTCGCGGAAATCGCGCGGCCACTCTTCCCGGCCCCAATTGAGGGGCCGGTCAAACTGCGCATCGTGGCGGTCTTTGCCATCCCACAATCGTGGAGCAAGCGCAGGCAGTCCGAGGCCGAAGGCCAGCATCACACGCAAAAACCTGACTGCGACAATATCGAAAAAGCCTGCGCTGACGGCCTCAGCCGGATCGCTTGGGCCGACGACTGTCAGGTGGCAGACGCGCGGTGCGTAAAGCGATGGGGGCGGTACGCGGAGACTTATGTCCAGGTTGAGGCAATCCCGCGCACCGACCGCGAGCTGCGCGACCTGATCGTGGGCGGGGGTGCCGAGTGA
- a CDS encoding helix-turn-helix domain-containing protein, producing MEWLKAEIVRRGVTQKDVGAAAGLTDVQMSKVLSGNRKLSAEEASAIWRHFGYVLPDDEATDTDMRILQHLARLSDDEKTALERLLKRGG from the coding sequence ATGGAATGGCTCAAAGCAGAAATTGTCCGACGAGGGGTGACCCAGAAGGACGTAGGGGCAGCGGCAGGGCTGACCGATGTGCAGATGTCGAAGGTGCTGAGCGGCAACCGCAAGCTCAGCGCCGAGGAGGCGTCTGCGATATGGCGGCACTTCGGCTACGTTCTCCCTGACGACGAGGCCACGGATACGGACATGCGTATTCTCCAGCATTTGGCCAGATTAAGTGACGATGAAAAGACCGCTCTAGAGCGCCTGCTGAAGCGAGGCGGTTAG